Proteins from one Bacteroides mediterraneensis genomic window:
- a CDS encoding carboxymuconolactone decarboxylase family protein, whose product MKIQIVLALAAWVINSTTIMAQETIKQTAGRDQLGEFAPKFAELNDDVLFGEVWSRTDKLGLRDRSLVTITSLISQGITDSSLTYHLQTAKQNGITRTEIAEIITHISFYAGWPKAWAAFRLAKEVWAEDTTGDDAKAAFQREMIFPIGEPNTAYAKYFIGNSYLAPVSKEQVPMANVTFEPGCRNNWHIHRATKGGGQMLIGVAGRGSYQEEGKPAVQILPGTVIHIPAGVKHWHGAAADSWFAHLAFEVPGENTSNEWLEPVSDEEYGKLQ is encoded by the coding sequence ATGAAAATACAAATAGTCCTTGCGCTTGCCGCATGGGTAATAAACAGTACAACGATTATGGCACAGGAAACTATCAAACAGACGGCTGGACGCGACCAGCTGGGAGAATTTGCTCCTAAATTCGCGGAATTGAACGACGACGTACTTTTCGGGGAGGTGTGGAGCCGGACCGACAAACTCGGGCTGCGCGACCGCAGCCTGGTAACCATCACCTCACTCATCAGCCAGGGCATCACCGACAGTTCGCTGACTTACCACCTGCAGACGGCGAAGCAGAACGGTATCACCCGTACGGAAATCGCAGAAATCATTACACATATATCCTTCTATGCCGGATGGCCGAAGGCATGGGCCGCTTTCCGTCTGGCCAAGGAAGTGTGGGCGGAAGACACCACTGGAGACGATGCCAAGGCAGCCTTCCAGCGTGAGATGATTTTCCCTATCGGAGAACCCAACACGGCGTATGCGAAGTATTTTATCGGAAACAGTTACCTGGCTCCAGTGTCCAAGGAACAGGTGCCTATGGCCAACGTGACTTTCGAACCGGGATGTCGCAACAACTGGCACATCCACCGGGCTACCAAGGGCGGCGGACAGATGCTGATTGGCGTGGCCGGACGCGGCTCGTATCAGGAAGAGGGCAAGCCGGCCGTACAGATTCTGCCGGGCACGGTGATTCATATTCCGGCAGGAGTCAAGCACTGGCACGGGGCGGCTGCCGACAGTTGGTTCGCACATCTGGCCTTTGAGGTACCGGGCGAAAACACGTCGAACGAATGGCTGGAGCCGGTTTCCGACGAAGAATATGGTAAATTGCAATAA
- the brxL gene encoding BREX system Lon protease-like protein BrxL, with protein sequence MDSQQKVLNAFIGKVVRKDLAFLVKGGLPVPTYVLEYLLGQYCASDDEEIINEGLEKVKDVIKNNYVHRAEAESVKGLIREHGKHRIIDKVTVVLNERNDEYQATFANLGLTGVPIGTDYVRKNPKLLSGNGVWCIVTIGYVSGEDVKVRWEIQTLKPIQISNIDLQEYIDQRKNFTTEEWMDLLMHTVGLNPDSMNRREKFITLARLLPHVENNFNFVELGPKGTGKSHVFQELSPYGVLVSGGDVTSARLFVKMQGNKEILGLVGYWDVVAWDEFEQQKGRNVDAVLIDTMQNYLANKSFNRGKGTHEASASMVFVGNTKHTVPFMLKNTHLFESIPTSFIKGAFLDRIHLYNPGWEIRMLKKDSFSKGYGLITDYIAAVLHALRNDDRTAVLKDYAKFDGSLSERDHLAIRKTFSGMMKLLYPDGKMTDAEAYELVDFAAEGRKRVKDQLYVIDETFNAEPAKFKYINLKTGIEMNVETLEKVSNPLIIPINSTISTATGKLTDAEAQPLNEENTETCSVEEERKSSCQIAKRPRIHILQEKSMTFRMGQTGVSYEKLFAPYMAGANSITVEDPYIRTSWQIKNFMEFALMLINTRPVDDLKLNLITNEEEEKIPELIDKFDDIKDDLASYGIEFEYKFRDFHDRCIKTDTGWTIMLGRGLDIFEKYNTYSIASSRQDMRKCKEFTATFMKGTTSIS encoded by the coding sequence ATGGACTCACAGCAGAAAGTATTAAATGCCTTTATTGGTAAGGTGGTAAGAAAAGATCTGGCTTTTTTGGTTAAGGGAGGACTTCCTGTACCGACTTACGTACTGGAATACTTGCTTGGCCAGTATTGTGCCAGTGATGACGAAGAAATCATTAACGAGGGACTGGAGAAAGTAAAGGATGTCATCAAAAACAATTACGTACATCGGGCTGAAGCAGAGTCTGTAAAAGGACTTATCCGTGAGCATGGCAAGCATCGTATCATTGATAAAGTGACGGTGGTGCTTAACGAAAGAAACGATGAATATCAGGCTACTTTTGCCAACCTAGGATTGACGGGAGTACCTATCGGAACAGACTATGTGCGCAAGAATCCAAAACTACTGAGTGGTAACGGAGTATGGTGCATCGTCACTATTGGTTATGTCAGTGGAGAAGATGTAAAGGTGAGATGGGAAATTCAGACTCTGAAACCTATACAGATTTCAAATATCGATTTGCAAGAGTATATTGACCAGCGCAAGAACTTTACCACAGAGGAATGGATGGATTTGCTCATGCATACGGTAGGGTTAAATCCGGACTCCATGAACCGACGGGAAAAATTCATCACGCTTGCCCGCCTTCTCCCCCATGTGGAGAATAACTTCAACTTTGTAGAGCTTGGCCCTAAAGGAACTGGTAAATCGCATGTATTCCAGGAGTTGTCACCTTATGGTGTACTCGTATCGGGTGGAGATGTGACCAGTGCACGTCTTTTTGTCAAAATGCAGGGAAACAAAGAAATTCTGGGTCTTGTAGGCTATTGGGATGTAGTGGCATGGGATGAATTTGAGCAACAGAAAGGACGTAACGTGGATGCCGTGCTCATTGATACGATGCAGAATTATCTGGCTAATAAATCGTTTAATCGTGGCAAGGGGACGCATGAAGCCAGTGCCTCGATGGTGTTTGTAGGAAATACAAAGCATACTGTTCCCTTTATGTTGAAGAATACGCATCTGTTTGAATCCATACCTACCTCTTTCATCAAAGGTGCTTTTCTTGACCGAATCCATCTGTATAATCCCGGATGGGAGATTAGAATGTTGAAAAAAGACAGCTTCTCCAAAGGTTACGGACTTATTACTGATTACATTGCTGCGGTACTCCATGCCCTGCGCAATGATGACCGTACGGCAGTTTTGAAAGACTATGCCAAATTCGACGGTTCTCTTTCGGAGCGTGACCATCTGGCCATCCGCAAGACATTTTCCGGAATGATGAAGTTGCTTTATCCTGATGGAAAGATGACTGATGCGGAAGCGTACGAATTGGTTGATTTTGCTGCTGAAGGTCGTAAACGTGTAAAGGATCAATTATATGTAATTGACGAAACTTTCAATGCCGAACCAGCCAAATTCAAATATATCAATCTAAAAACAGGTATAGAAATGAATGTTGAGACATTGGAAAAAGTAAGCAATCCTCTTATAATTCCAATAAACTCAACGATAAGTACAGCGACTGGGAAGCTAACCGATGCAGAGGCTCAGCCTTTGAATGAAGAAAATACAGAAACATGCTCCGTAGAGGAAGAAAGAAAGTCGAGCTGTCAAATTGCAAAGCGTCCCCGTATCCATATTCTGCAAGAAAAGAGCATGACCTTTAGAATGGGACAAACCGGTGTGAGTTACGAGAAATTGTTTGCTCCTTATATGGCAGGAGCAAATAGTATCACTGTGGAAGATCCCTATATACGCACTTCATGGCAAATTAAGAATTTTATGGAATTTGCTTTAATGCTCATTAATACTCGTCCGGTAGATGATTTGAAACTCAATCTTATCACTAATGAAGAGGAAGAAAAAATTCCTGAGTTGATAGACAAGTTTGACGATATCAAAGATGACCTGGCATCGTACGGCATTGAGTTTGAGTACAAATTCAGAGATTTTCATGATAGATGCATCAAGACTGACACAGGATGGACAATCATGCTTGGACGCGGATTGGATATATTTGAGAAATACAATACTTACTCTATCGCTTCGTCTAGACAAGATATGCGAAAATGCAAAGAGTTTACGGCTACATTTATGAAAGGAACGACAAGCATTAGCTGA